The Vitis riparia cultivar Riparia Gloire de Montpellier isolate 1030 chromosome 10, EGFV_Vit.rip_1.0, whole genome shotgun sequence genome includes a region encoding these proteins:
- the LOC117923288 gene encoding uncharacterized protein LOC117923288, with product MGEQSGWSWPPTGAPANVQREEHWRHFDNSVNAVSFGFVATAILISMFLVMAIFERFLRPTPPSLSPATGRDRGDVESQMGFNGKLGHPSPKMTVYARGVSVLMPGEDIPTFIAHPAPVPCPPDRIPWPLKEHNSTANPSSNSNNIADTTNQAST from the exons atgggAGAACAGAGTGGTTGGAGTTGGCCACCAACTGGGGCTCCGGCGAACGTGCAGAGAGAGGAGCACTGGAGGCATTTTGACAACTCTGTCAATGCGGTGTCATTTGGGTTCGTTGCCACTGCCATTCTCATCTCCATGTTCCTTGTCATGGCTATCTTTGAGAGGTTTCTCAGACCCACGCCACCTTCTCTATCGCCGGCCACCGGCAGGGACCGCGGGGATGTCGAGTCCCAGATGGGGTTCAATGGGAAGCTTGGTCACCCATCACCTAAA ATGACTGTGTATGCAAGGGGAGTTTCAGTGTTGATGCCTGGAGAAGATATCCCGACATTCATTGCACATCCAGCTCCTGTGCCTTGTCCACCAGATCGCATCCCATGGCCTCTCAAAGAACATAATTCAACTGCCAATCCCTCCTCAAACTCCAACAATATTGCAGACACGACGAACCAAGCTTCAACATGA
- the LOC117923162 gene encoding uncharacterized protein LOC117923162, protein MELTALTLRSATQKLCPYFQAHPVVVLTDQPLRNILHKPDLTGRMLQWAIELSEFGIEFQPRLSIKGQVMVDFVLEYSRRPIQHKERSEEEWWTLRVDGASRSSGSGVGLLLQSPTREHLEQAIRLGFLAFTNEAEYEAILSGMDLALALSISKLRIYSDSQLVVRHVQKKYEANDARMARYLAKVRDTLQRFAEWTIEKIKRTENGHADALVGIAASLPIKEAILLPIHVQTNPSVTEVFTCNTIEVNQADSQEWTNDIIEYLRTGTLPEDPKQAHKVWVQAASFTMVGGHLYKRSFTGPYLRCLNYSEALYVLAELHEGVCGNHAGGRSLAHRAHLQGYYWPTMKKDATAYVKKCDKSQRHAPIPHMPSEALKPISDPWPFAHKWVEAEAYASIKDKDVTKFVWKNIICRFGIPQTIIADNGPQFDSKVFRNFCSELNIRNSYSTPRYPQSNGQAEATNKTLITALKKRLEQAKGKWVEELPGVLWAYRTTPGRSTGNTPFALAYGMDAIILTEIGLPIIRTEAGSQDDANAELGRNLDWADEVRETASIRMTNYQQRASTHYNRKVRPISLKNGTLVLRKVFENTADIGGGKFQANWEGPYIVSKASKSGAYHLQKLDGTPLQ, encoded by the exons ATGGAACTAACGGCCTTAACTCTTCGAAGTGCCACCCAGAAACTCTGTCCATACTTCCAAGCCCACCCGGTGGTCGTGCTAACTGACCAACCCCTTCGCAACATCCTGCACAAACCAGACCTAACCGGgagaatgcttcaatgggccatagaattGAGCGAATTTGGAATCGAGTTCCAACCCAGATTGTCCATAAAAGGCCAAGTGATGGTTGACTTCGTGCTGGAATACTCCCGAAGGCCCATCCAACACAAGGAACGAAGCGAAGAAGAATGGTGGACTTTGCGAGTCGATGGAGCCTCCCGATCGTCAGGATCCGGGGTAGGGCTCCTGTTGCAATCCCCAACTAGAGAACATCTGGAACAAGCCATCCGACTAGGATTCCTCGCCTTTACCAATGAAGCCGAATATGAGGCCATCCTATCCGGAATGGATCTCGCCCTAGCTCTATCCATCTCCAAACTCCGGATCTATAGTGATTCCCAACTCGTGGTAAGACACGTCCAGAAGAAATACGAAGCTAACGATGCGCGCATGGCACGATATCTGGCTAAAGTAAGGGACACCTTACAACGATTCGCCGAGTGGACGATAGAAAAAATTAAGCGAACTGAAAATGGGCACGCCGACGCCTTGGTAGGCATAGCCGCCTCCCTTCCCATCAAAGAAGCCATATTGTTGCCTATACATGTGCAAACCAACCCTTCCGTCACGGAAGTCTTCACTTGCAATACTATTGAGGTAAATCAAGCAGATAGCCAAGAATGGACGAACGACATTATAGAGTACCTTCGGACAGGTACCCTGCCCGAAGACCCCAAACAGGCACACAAGGTCTGGGTACAAGCCGCCAGTTTCACCATGGTTGGGGGCCACTTATACAAACGGTCTTTCACAGGTCCCTACCTTCGATGCCTAAACTATTCAGAGGCCCTCTATGTATTAGCTGAATTACACGAGGGAGTATGTGGAAATCATGCTGGAGGACGATCTTTAGCACATAGGGCCCATTTGCAAGGATATTACTGGCCCACAATGAAGAAAGATGCTACAGCCTatgtcaaaaaatgtgacaaaagTCAAAGGCATGCCCCCATTCCACATATGCCATCAGAGGCATTGAAACCAATTTCAGACCCTTGGCCCTTCGCGCa TAAATGGGTGGAAGCTGAAGCATATGCTAGCATCAAGGACAAAGATGTCACCAAGTTCGTATGGAAGAATATCATTTGCCGCTTTGGAATTCCCCAAACCATCATAGCTGACAACGGTCCACAGTTTGATAGTAAAGTTTTCCGGAATTTCTGTTCAGAACTAAACATCCGGAACTCATACTCCACCCCACGTTATCCTCAAAGCAATGGCCAAGCGGAGGCCACAAACAAGACACTGATAACTGCCTTAAAAAAGAGGCTCGAGCAAGCCAAAGGAAAGTGGGTGGAAGAGCTACCCGGCGTCCTatgggcttatcgaaccacacccggacgtTCGACAGGAAACACTCCCTTCGCCCTCGCATACGGTATGGACGCAATCATTCTTACAGAAATAGGGCTACCCATTATCCGGACTGAGGCAGGAAGCCAGGATGATGCGAATGCAGAGTTAGGAAGAAACTTGGACTGGGCAGACGAAGTAAGAGAAACTGCATCCATTCGGATGACAAactatcaacaaagggcatcAACTCACTACAATCGCAAAGTAAGGCCCATAAGCTTAAAAAATGGTACGCTGGTCCTTAGAAAAGTTTTCGAAAATACCGCTGATATAGGAGGAGGAAAGTTCCAAGCCAACTGGGAAGGcccctatatagtgtctaaagcaaGTAAAAGTGGAGCCTATCATCTACAAAAGCTAGACGGGACACCATTGCAATga
- the LOC117923287 gene encoding serine/arginine repetitive matrix protein 1-like: MGCCVSTSTPLKQQQKQKQQHQHWPSDYSRGCEGKATPPPLMEEEAVKEVLSETPAPKPPPTEVEEENTTPPSPKLALKKVEEEEKIQEKVPVSTVEEISEISEICSMSESVSTTTITERRDDDERSRDECEVRQRVLRSPARFLSNHRPPSGDLGGKREWGVGKSPARRSEPSPGKVRSVSARDGSQPTVRQIDRRRRDSSENGARRSRSPATRSDNGASRSGIGRSPSARKTGQSPCRVPAAAGAPGSSRNVEQTEKEGKWPPPPATNESLENPLVSLECFIFL; encoded by the coding sequence ATGGGTTGTTGTGTTAGCACCTCCACCCCTCTAAAACAGCAACAGAAACAGAAACAGCAGCATCAGCATTGGCCTTCGGATTATAGCAGAGGATGTGAGGGCAAAGCTACTCCGCCTCCTTTGATGGAGGAGGAGGCTGTCAAGGAAGTGCTCTCCGAAACTCCCGCACCCAAACCCCCTCCTACCGAAGTAGAAGAAGAGAATACTACCCCTCCCTCTCCCAAACTGGCGTTGAAGAAGGTTGAAGAAGAGGAGAAGATCCAAGAGAAAGTTCCAGTTAGTACTGTAGAAGAGATTTCTGAAATTTCTGAGATTTGTAGCATGAGCGAGAGTGTTTCCACGACCACCATTACCGAGAGGAGAGACGACGATGAGCGGAGCCGGGACGAGTGTGAGGTGCGGCAGAGGGTGTTGAGGTCTCCGGCCAGGTTCCTGAGCAACCATCGCCCTCCTTCTGGGGATTTAGgagggaagagagagtgggGGGTGGGAAAGTCACCGGCCAGGAGGTCCGAACCGTCGCCTGGCAAAGTGAGGTCAGTTTCCGCCAGAGACGGGAGTCAGCCTACGGTGAGGCAAATCGATAGGCGCCGGCGGGACTCTAGCGAGAATGGCGCACGGAGGTCCAGGTCCCCTGCTACGCGTTCCGATAATGGAGCTTCTAGATCCGGCATCGGACGGAGCCCATCAGCAAGGAAGACAGGGCAATCCCCTTGCCGTGTTCCGGCGGCGGCGGGGGCGCCCGGAAGTAGCAGAAATGTAGAGCAGACGGAGAAGGAAGGGAAGTGGCCGCCGCCGCCGGCGACGAACGAGTCACTGGAAAATCCCCTGGTGTCGTTAGAATGTTTCATCTTTCTGTAG
- the LOC117923164 gene encoding uncharacterized protein LOC117923164 has product MSDFRWLRPLGTDPSRRDHTKKCVYHKEHGHTTETYMSLQYLVERLIKAGHLRQYPRSNARNRDASRNHDSGTPTVPAAPKAVINYINGDPSDEEYDSKRKRQKLLREAMARERINSIRPRVTGGAPAP; this is encoded by the coding sequence ATGTCCGATTTCAGGTGGCTTAGACCCCTTGGAACGGACCCATCCAGAAGGGATCATACTAAAAAATGCGTCTACCACAAGGAGCATGGCCATACAACGGAGACATACATGAGCCTCCAGTATTTAGTGGAAAGGCTTATAAAGGCTGGACATTTGAGGCAATACCCCCGCTCAAACGCCAGAAATAGAGACGCTTCCCGGAATCACGACTCTGGAACCCCCACGGTTCCAGCCGCCCCTAAAGCCGTCATAAACTACATTAATGGAGACCCATCGGATGAGGAATACGACTCCAAACGAAAAAGACAGAAATTGTTGCGGGAAGCAATGGCGCGTGAGCGTATCAACTCCATTCGGCCTAGGGTAACTGGGGGGGCCCCCGCCCCATAG
- the LOC117923286 gene encoding lipoyl synthase, mitochondrial, whose protein sequence is MYTRLSSLALRHHRHNHNNSVLLLSSLISLRHCSSPPTNPEPPQTLASLRHRLAVESPSLSDFVRLQTSDDYSVEVGTKKKPLPKPKWMKESIPGGAKYTQIKKKLRQLNLHTVCEEARCPNMSECWSGGETGTATATIMILGDTCTRGCRFCNVKTSRTPPPPDPDEPSKVAEAIASWGLDYVVITSVDRDDLPDQGSGHFAETVQKLKILKPNMLIEALVPDFRGDPGCVEKVSKSGLDVFAHNIETVEELQSAVRDHRANFKQSLEVLKLAKEYADAGTLTKTSIMLGCGETPDQVVRTMEKVRAAGVDVMTFGQYMRPSKRHMPVSEYITPEAFEKYRILGMDMGFRYVASGPMVRSSYKAGEFYIKSMIDADRAMSWASSSPSPLPAA, encoded by the exons ATGTATACACGCCTTTCATCACTGGCCCTCCGGCACCACCGCCATAACCATAACAATTCTGTCCTTCTATTATCCTCACTCATCTCTCTCCGCCACTGCTCTTCTCCTCCTACAAACCCCGAACCACCTCAAACCCTAGCCTCCCTCCGCCATCGCCTTGCCGTTGAATCCCCCTCCCTTTCAGACTTTGTCCGCCTCCAGACTTCCGATGATTATTCCGTCGAGGTAGGAACCAAGAAGAAGCCTCTCCCTAAGCCCAAATGGATGAAGGAGTCTATCCCGGGCGGTGCCAAATATACCCAGATCAAGAAAAAGCTCCGCCAATTGAACCTCCACACGGTCTGCGAAGAGGCCCGCTGCCCCAACATGAGCGAGTGCTGGTCCGGTGGCGAGACCGGCACTGCCACTGCGACCATCATGATCTTGGGTGACACCTGCACTCGTGGATGCAG ATTCTGCAACGTCAAGACATCACGAACCCCTCCCCCTCCTGATCCAGATGAACCCTCCAAGGTTGCTGAGGCTATTGCATCCTGGGGTCTGGATTATGTTGTGATTACAAGTGTTGATCGTGATGATTTACCTGATCAAGGGAGTGGTCATTTTGCTGAGACGGTACAGAAATTGAAGATTCTGAAGCCCAATATGCTGATTGAAGCCCTTG TTCCTGACTTCCGAGGAGACCCTGGCTGTGTGGAAAAAGTTTCTAAATCTGGATTAGATGTTTTTGCTCACAATATTGAGACGGTTGAAGAGCTTCAAAGTGCAGTTCGGGACCACCGTGCTAATTTCAAGCAATCTTTGGAAGTTCTAAAGTTAGCCAAAGAATATGCTGATGCCGGTACACTAACCAAGACATCAATAATGTTGGGATGTGGGGAAACACCTGATCAAGTAGTGAGAACTATGGAAAAGGTCAGGGCTGCAGGTGTTGATGTCATGACCTTTGGTCAGTATATGAGACCGTCAAAGCGTCATATGCCAGTGTCTGAATACATTACTCCTGAGGCTTTTGAGAAATATCGAATACTTGGCATGGATATG GGATTTCGGTACGTGGCCTCAGGACCCATGGTGAGGTCTTCATACAAGGCGGGTGAATTCTACATCAAGTCCATGATTGACGCAGATCGGGCCATGTCCTGGGCGTCATCATCTCCTTCACCCCTCCCTGCTGCCTGA